The Acidimicrobiales bacterium sequence GTCGGCGACGTGGACGCGTTCGCTCGCGCTCTCGTCCCGCTCATCGAAAACGACGATCGCCGTCGCCGGACGGGAGCGGCCGCCCGCGAGCGGGCGTGCCGGTACTTCGACGAGCGTGACGTGATCGCCACGACGCTGCGGACCTATGACTGGCTGCTGGCCCGTCAGCGGGCCGGCGTGGCCGTCGCCTCGGCGTAGACTGCCTCGATCTCGCCCACGGCGCGGTCGATGGAGAAATGGGCGGCCCGGGCCGACGCGGCCGCGCCCAGACGGGAGCGGAGTGTTTCGTCGCTCGCCAGCTGCACATGGTTGGCCGCGAGCGCGGCGGCATCGCCCACTGCGCAGATGAGGCCGGCGTCCCCGGCGCCGTCGGCCACGCCGCCGGCATCGGTGGCGGCGACCGGCAGGCCGAGCGCCATCGCTTCCATCATCGCGACGGGCAGACCTTCGTGGGTCGAGGAGAGTGTGAAGATGTCGGCCCCGCTCAGCACCCGCGGGGCGTCGGATCGGTAGCCGAGCGCCCGGAAGCGGTCACCGAGATCGGCCGCGGCGATCCATCCGTCCAGTTCGTCGGCGAGGGGACCCTGACCGATCAGGACGTAGCGCAAACGGTCGTCGTCGCGGCAGGCGAGGCGGGCGGCCTCGACGAGGACGTCGAGTGACTTCTCGCGGCGCAGGTTCGCGACGCAGGCGACGACGACGTCATCGGCGGCGAGGCCGAGCTCGGCGCGCACCCCGTTCCGGTCGGCCGCCGCCATGACCGCCCGCGTGTCGATCCCGTGCTCGATCACCCGGACCTGGCCGGACGACGCACCTCGGATGGTGGACGCGACGTCCGCGCTGACGGCGATGGTCGCGGCCTCGAAACGGATGGTGAGCCGGTTCGCCAGGCGGGTGAGGCGATGATGGCGCGGCCAGCGGTTGTGTTCCGTGCCCACCACCACGGGTCGAGCGGCCCTCGGCACCGTGCGCACCAGGAGCCGGCCGATCGCCGCGAGTGCCGGTGAATGGATGTGGAGCACGTCGACCGGGTCGGTCCGCAGGAGCCGTCGGAGCCGTCCCATCCACCCGAGGCGCGCCGCGCTCGCGGACTCGAGGCAGTCCACCCGCACGCCTGCGGCCTGCAGCTCGGGGACCAGATGGTCCTTGGCGGGCACGAGGTAGGCGACGCGCTGGCGGGTCGACGCCCCATTTGCCGTGGCCTGGGCGACGACCAGGCGTTCGGCCCCGCCGGGGCCCAGTCCTTTGAGCAGGTGGAGTACTCGGACGGGGGAGGTCACGGGAGCGCGGACAGCACGGCATCGACGACGCGATCCACGTCGGCGTCCGTCATCGAGGAACCGCTCGGGAGACACACGCCGGTCGCGAAGGCGGCTTCACACACCGCACCACCGAACATCGGCGCGCCGGTGAACACGGGCTGCAGGTGCATCGGCTTCCACGCCGGGCGCGCCTCGGCATCCACGGCCTCGACCGCGGCGATGACGTCGCCCGGCGTCGTGCCCGAGGTGGCGGCGAAGCAGGCGACGGTGAGCCAGTGGTTCGGCTGCCCGCGGGGGTCCAGCGGGTTGAGTCCCACGCCGGGACGCCCGTCGAGAGCGTCGGCGTAGCGGGTGCGGATCGCGGCTCGGCGAGCGATCATCTCGGGGAGTCGGGAAACCTGCCCCCGGCCGATCGCGGCGAGCACGTTCGAGAGTCGGTAGTTGTAGCCGACCTCGGTGTGCTCGTAGTGCAGGGCGGGCTGGCGGGCCTGCGTCGACAGATGGCGGATGCGGTCGACGACGGCCCGGTCGGGCGCGACGACCATGCCGCCGCCGCCGGTGGTCATCAGCTTGTTGCCGTTGAAGCTGAAGACACCGATGTCGCCGAACGAGCCGGCCGGATCGCCGCCGAAGGTCGCGCCCACCGCTTCAGCGGCGTCCTCGATCAGCGGGATCCCGTGACGGTCACAGAGGCTCCGGATGTCCGCATGGTCCGCGCACTGGCCGTAGAGGTCGACGGTCACGACGGCGCCCACCCGGCGGCCCGCCTCGTGGGCGGCGTCGACGGCCTCGGCGACGAGGGCCGGGTCGAGATTCCACGTCGCCGCCTCACTGTCCACGAACCAGGGCTCGGCGCCGACATAGCGCACGGCGTTGGCGGTGGCCGCGAAGGTGAACGAGGGCACGATCACGACATCGCCCGCCCGGACCTCGCTCACCACCAGGGCGAGATGGAGCCCGGCACTGCCGCTGCTGAGCGCCACGGCGTGGTCGTGGCCGAGCGCGGTGGCGAACTCCTCCTCGAATGCCGTGAGATCCGGACCCACCGGCGCGACCCAGTTCGCGTCGAACGCGCCGAGCAGCAGATCCCGCTCGACATCGGTCATGTGCGGGGGTGACAAATGGATGCGGCCCATTGGGTCCTTCGGCTCATGTAGGCGGATTACGTGCCGACAGGCAAAGCGTCGCACAAGCACAGCCCGTTCTCGCGTCTTCGAGGGAGACGAGAGAGGGGCCCGACGGGTGGGCGAGACCACGAACACATGGAACCCCAGCAGCTGATCCGCACGATTCGACGCCGTTGGCGTCCGCTCGTCCTGCTCGCCGTCGTCGGCGCCTCACTCGGGGCCGCCAGCGCCGCGGTGGCGGAGGACGCCGCCCCGGCACCGGTGCCCACGGTGTACTACGACGCGTGCCACACACTGCTCGTCGATTCGTCGTTGTCGCGGATCCACGAGGTCGTCGACCCGAACCTGGCCCAGACCGCCCAGCGCGTGACCCAGGGCGACATCCCCGCCCAGACGGCCGAGACGTTGGGCGTCGATGCCGGGACCCTCCAGACGCAGGTCCGGGTCGCGGTCCGCAACGACATCCAGAGCCTCACGGTCTGCACGGTCAATCCCACGCCGGCCGGCGCCGAGGCGGGCGCGGATGCGTTCGCCGCGAGCCTGATCGCGTTCCTCGAGGACGGCGCCGACACCATGCACGCGGAGCGGATCGAACGAGCCGCCGGCGAACTCGAGATCGCCACGGCGTGCTTCACCAGTGCCCAGGCCGCGATCGACGCCGCCCTCGCCGCCGGTGGCGACTACGACAGCACCACGAGCCTGCGGATCGATCGCCAGGTCTGCAACAGCGATCTCCAGCGGGCGACGTCGGACCTCACCTCCTACGAACTCGCGGGACCACCGCGCGTCCCGCTCGAGACGCTCGAGACCGGTTCGGCCGTGGAGATCAGCGAATCGCAGTACAACGCCCAGCTCCGCCGCGGCGCGGCAGGGGCCAACGTGGAGATGGGGATCGGCGACTCGATCGGCACGGCCGGCACGACCGCACCCGCCTCCACCGGCGGCATGGAGATTCCCGACGGCCCCGTCCCGCGAGCCGGGGTGGGCGCCCTGCTGGGGGCGGCGATCGGGTTCGGGTTCGTCGTCTTCACCGAACGCCTCGATTCGAGGCTGCGCAGCAAGTCCGACGTCGAGGCGACCCTCGATCTCCCGGTGCTGGCCGAGATCCCGCCGCTGGTCCGGCGGGACCGCAAGTCCACCCGGATCGTCTCGCTCGAGGAGCCGCGCTCGCGCACGGCCGAGTCGTTCCGGGCCCTGCGCAGCGCCCTCGACTACGCCGACCGCATCGACCACGACCACGGCCGCGCCGGTGACGGTGCCCAGGTCGTCCTCGTCACCAGCGCCGGACCGAGCGAGGGCAAGACCACGACCGTCGCCAACCTCGCGACCGTCCTCGCCGAGGGTGACCGGCGGGTCCTCGCCGTCAACTGCGACTTCCGCCGCCCCCGTCTGCACCGCTACCTGGGCGGCACCTCGAACCCCCAGCGCCTCAACGTGACCGACGTGCCCGGCGTGCAACTCGTCACCCAGGTGACCGACAACGACGGCGACGCCACGCCGAGCGACGTGGTCGGCGCCCAGCGGCGACTCGTGGAGCGGGCCCGCGAGCGCTTCGACGTCATCCTCCTGGACACGGCGCCGATCCTCACCACGAACGATGCCGCCGAACTGCTCGGCGTCGCGGACCATGTCGTGCTCGTCGTGAACGCGTCCGAGACGAAGGCCGAATCGGCGGCGCGCGCCTCGGAGTTGCTGGAGCGTCGCGGGCTCGCCCCGCTCGGCGTCGCCCTCGTCGGGGCCCGGGACGTGCCGAACGCGTCCGACTACTACTACAGCGACGGCGACCCGTACCTCGAGCCCTCCGCCCGTCGCCGTCGCCGCTCAACGTCCGACGACGTCGACGACGCCGTGGACGAGGAAGCCCTCAGTCGGTGATCCCGGTGGAACCGGCGATCCCGCGGCCCAGCGCCCGCCAACCGGTTCGTACGGGCAAACGACTCGCGTGGACGGTGCCGCTCGGCTGGGCGGCCTGCGGGTTCGCGCTCGTCGCCTTCGCGGCCGGTCCGGTGTTCGGTCGATCCTCGCTGCTGGGGACCCTCGTCGCCGCGCTCGCCGTGGCCGCACTGTCGCCGCTCTTCGGCCGGATCGGTCGCCGCTTCCCCGATCTGGAGATCGCCGGCCTGCTGCGGCTCTCCCTAGGGGTCAAGCTGCTCGCGACGCTGCCCCGCTTCGAGATGCGGGAGGACAGCGTCGACTACCACCGCATCGGACAGAGGCTCGCGGAGAGCTTCCGCCGCCTCGACTTCACGGTCGACACCGGGCGGGAGGTTCCGGGCACGGGCACGGTTCGCTACGTGACGGGCCTGGTGGAGGTGTTCACCTTCGGCGACGAGTTCTCGACCTTCGTGATCTTCTCGCTGCTCGGGTTCCTCGGGCTGATCGGCTTCCTGCTGGCGTTTCGCGCCGGTCTGCCCGAACTCGACGGGAAGCGGTACGCGATCCTGCTGCTGTTCTGGCCGTCCCTCGTGTACTGGCCGTCCAGCATCGGCAAGGAATCGCTGATGCTTCTCTCCCTCGGTGTCCTCGCCTACGGCGCGGCCCGGTTGATGCAGGGGGAGATGCGCGCCTTCGGCATGGTGGCCGTCGGCCTGCTCGGAGCGGGTCTGATCCGGCCCCACG is a genomic window containing:
- a CDS encoding aminotransferase class I/II-fold pyridoxal phosphate-dependent enzyme, which codes for MTDVERDLLLGAFDANWVAPVGPDLTAFEEEFATALGHDHAVALSSGSAGLHLALVVSEVRAGDVVIVPSFTFAATANAVRYVGAEPWFVDSEAATWNLDPALVAEAVDAAHEAGRRVGAVVTVDLYGQCADHADIRSLCDRHGIPLIEDAAEAVGATFGGDPAGSFGDIGVFSFNGNKLMTTGGGGMVVAPDRAVVDRIRHLSTQARQPALHYEHTEVGYNYRLSNVLAAIGRGQVSRLPEMIARRAAIRTRYADALDGRPGVGLNPLDPRGQPNHWLTVACFAATSGTTPGDVIAAVEAVDAEARPAWKPMHLQPVFTGAPMFGGAVCEAAFATGVCLPSGSSMTDADVDRVVDAVLSALP
- a CDS encoding glycosyltransferase gives rise to the protein MTSPVRVLHLLKGLGPGGAERLVVAQATANGASTRQRVAYLVPAKDHLVPELQAAGVRVDCLESASAARLGWMGRLRRLLRTDPVDVLHIHSPALAAIGRLLVRTVPRAARPVVVGTEHNRWPRHHRLTRLANRLTIRFEAATIAVSADVASTIRGASSGQVRVIEHGIDTRAVMAAADRNGVRAELGLAADDVVVACVANLRREKSLDVLVEAARLACRDDDRLRYVLIGQGPLADELDGWIAAADLGDRFRALGYRSDAPRVLSGADIFTLSSTHEGLPVAMMEAMALGLPVAATDAGGVADGAGDAGLICAVGDAAALAANHVQLASDETLRSRLGAAASARAAHFSIDRAVGEIEAVYAEATATPAR
- a CDS encoding division plane positioning ATPase MipZ; amino-acid sequence: MEPQQLIRTIRRRWRPLVLLAVVGASLGAASAAVAEDAAPAPVPTVYYDACHTLLVDSSLSRIHEVVDPNLAQTAQRVTQGDIPAQTAETLGVDAGTLQTQVRVAVRNDIQSLTVCTVNPTPAGAEAGADAFAASLIAFLEDGADTMHAERIERAAGELEIATACFTSAQAAIDAALAAGGDYDSTTSLRIDRQVCNSDLQRATSDLTSYELAGPPRVPLETLETGSAVEISESQYNAQLRRGAAGANVEMGIGDSIGTAGTTAPASTGGMEIPDGPVPRAGVGALLGAAIGFGFVVFTERLDSRLRSKSDVEATLDLPVLAEIPPLVRRDRKSTRIVSLEEPRSRTAESFRALRSALDYADRIDHDHGRAGDGAQVVLVTSAGPSEGKTTTVANLATVLAEGDRRVLAVNCDFRRPRLHRYLGGTSNPQRLNVTDVPGVQLVTQVTDNDGDATPSDVVGAQRRLVERARERFDVILLDTAPILTTNDAAELLGVADHVVLVVNASETKAESAARASELLERRGLAPLGVALVGARDVPNASDYYYSDGDPYLEPSARRRRRSTSDDVDDAVDEEALSR